The nucleotide sequence TCAAAGAGGTGTTTCTGCCTCAAAAGAAGATGTGCACAATGCTATAAAGAATATTGATAAGGGACTCTTTCCAAAAGCGTTCTGTAAGATTGTGCCAGATTATTTAACGAATGATGAGGATTATTGCTTGGTAATGCATGCAGATGGTGCCGGAACAAAATCTTCGTTGGCCTATATGTACTGGAAGGAAACGGGAGATCTATCCGTTTGGAAAGGTATTGCCCAAGATGCACTTATTATGAACATAGATGATCTTATCTGTGTGGGTGCTACTGATAATATTATGCTTTCTTCCACTATTGGGAGAAATAAAAACTTGATTCCCGGTGAAGTAATATCGGAAATCATCAATGGTACCGAAGAGCTTATTGGCGATTTGGCCCAGCATGGTCTTACTATTCGGTCTACCGGAGGTGAAACTGCCGATGTGGGTGATTTGGTGCGTACCATTATTGTAGATTCAACGGTTACTGCGCGTTTAAAGAAGAAAGATGTTATAGATAATGCCAATATAAAGGCCGGTGACGTTATCGTAGGTTTGGCTTCTTTCGGCCAGGCTTCCTATGAGAAGGAATATAATGGCGGTATGGGCAGTAATGGCCTTACTTCGGCTAGGCACGACGTTTTTTCCAAATATCTCGCCGAGAAATATCCTGAGAGTTTTGACGCTTCCGTACCTGATGATTTGGTATATTCCGGCAATGTCAAGTTAACCGATAAGGTAGATGAAAATGTGCCCTTGGATGCGGGTAAACTGGTGTTATCGCCAACCCGGACCTACGCGCCCATCGTAAAGAAAATATTAAGTAAATACACTTCCCAAGATATTCATGGTATGGTGCATTGTAGTGGTGGTGCGCAAACCAAGATTTTACATTTTATCGATGAACTACATGTTATAAAAGATAATCTTTTTCCGGTTCCACCGCTGTTTAAATTGATTCAAGAACAATCCGGTACCGACTGGAAAGAGATGTATCAGGTCTTCAACTGTGGACATCGTCTTGAAATCTATACCGATGAATCGGTGGCCGATGATCTTATCGCTATTTCCAAGGGTTTTGGGGTAGATGCACAAATCGTTGGAAGGGTCGAGGCGCATTCCGCTAAAAAACTGACCATCGAGAGTCCTTATGGCAAGTTTGTATATTAGGGTATACGAATCGTTTCAATCTGCCGTTTTCTATAGTAAACAATTGTATTATGGAAAGAAAGCAGTTTTTGAAAAGTCTAGGGGCTAGTGCGGCCTTTGCTATCGCTTTTCCATGTCTTCATGCTTGTTCTACGGATAGCGAAGATGAAGACGGCGGTAATGTCCCGGTACCTACCGGAGTAGATTTCACCATTGACTTAAGTGCCCCGGAAAATGCGAAACTTGCCGAAAAAGGCGGATTCGTATTGAGAAATTTGGTGGTCGTTGTGCAGAATTTAGAAGGTGAATATGTGGCGGCGAGCCAGGTTTGTAGCCATCAAGGCTATGAGGAGGTGCTTTTTGCCGATGTAGACGGAGGAATATTTTATTGTGACGTACACGGGTCGCGTTTTGAACAAGACGGAACACCGATATACGAAAAAGTGGAAGGGGTGACCTCGAAGCCATTGAAAATTTTTAAGACCGAGCTGAACGATAATATGCTACGCGTATTTGAATAAGTGGCACTGATTTTGTTTTAGACCTAATATGAAAAAGATAATAGTTTTGTTTTTTGTTGCTCTGGCTAGTTCCCTTTCTGCCCAAGATTGGCAGGAAGATTATACGCAGGCCTTGGCTTTGTCAAAAGAGGACAACAAGAAAATGGTATTGGTTTTTGCGGGCTCCGATTGGTGTGCACCTTGCATAAAACTGGATAAGACTATCTGGCAATCGGACGAGTTTAAAAAATTCGCCCAAACCGACCTGATACTTTATAAGGCCGATTTTCCAAGGAAAAAAGCAAATCAACTTAGCGCTGAACTCAGTGCGAAAAATAAAGAGTTGGCCGAAAAGTTCAATCCACGGGGGCACTTTCCCTTAGTGGTTCTTCTATCGGAAAAAGAAGAGGTCTTAGGGCAGACCGGCTATCTAAAACTCTCTCCAAAAGAATATGTTGCGCATTTAAAATCCATGTTATAAGTGAGGGCGGTATTATATGTACTTTCTTTTTTTTTCTTCTCTATTGGTTTTTCCCAAGATAAGAAATTGGTAACCGTGCACAGGGCGATGGAGCTTATGGGCTCTCGGTTTGATATTACGGTGGTATCCGCCAACGAAGACTTGGGGTATATCAATATAGACGAGGCTACCGCCGAAATCCAGCGTATTGAAAATATGATTTCTTCTTGGAAACCTGATTCGGAAACCTCTTTGATAAATGCCAATGCGGGAATTAAACCGGTCAAGGTAAGTGCCGAAATGTTTATGCTGATAGAACGGGCCAAGAAACTTTCGGAAATTACCGATGGGGCCTTCGATATTTCCTTTGCCTCTATGGATGAAATATGGAGTTTTGACGGCTCTATGGTTCGAATGCCCAGTAAGAAGGAAATTGAAAATTCGGTAAAAAGAGTCGGCTATGAAAAAATTATCCTAGATCCGGCCGAAAAAACGGTCTTTCTGGCCGAAAAAGGCATGAAAATTTCTTTTGGGGCCATAGGGAAAGGCTATGCGGCCGATAAGGCCAAAGAGCTTTTGGTTTCAAAGCAGGTGTTAGGGGGTATTATAAATGCGGCTGGCGACCTTACTACTTGGGGAACGAAGGCTACGGGGGAAAAATGGCTTATTGGTATAGCCAATCCGCTGAGCGAAGAGAAAATCTTCTCCTGGTTGCCTATCGTTGAGTCGTCTGTGGCCACTTCTGGGAACTATGAAAAATATGTTGTTTTTAACGGGGTGAAGTATTCGCATATCATCGATCCTAGAACCGGATATCCTTCAACGGGAATCAATAGTGTATCCATATTTGCCAAAAGCGCCGAAATTTGTGATGCCTTGGCTACCGCTGTCTATATACTGGGCAAAAAAGAGGGGCTTGCCCTTATCAACCAATTGGGGGATACCGAGGCTATTTTGGTAGACGACGCCAATAAAGTGCATAAAAGCAGCGGTATATTGTTGAACAACTAGGCCTAAGGGCTTATTCCTCTTTTTACCGAAAACCTTAGGGATATCAATAAATGTGCAAATTTGTCGTAAATTCGCGGCACAAGTGATGTAAGATAATGATAGATAAACTCAATATAGTTAAGCAGCGTTTTGATGAGGTTTCCGACCTTATTATCCAGCCCGATATTATTTCGGACCAGAAACGTTATGTGGAATTGACCAAAGAATACTCCGATTTAAAAGAGCTTGTGGCGAAACGTGAACAGTACGTTGAGCTTATGGATAATATTCAGGAGGCAGATGAAATTATAGCGGATGGCAGTGACGCCGAAATGGTGGAAATGGCCAAAATGCAGTTGGAGGAAGCTAAAGGAGCCCTTCCGCAATTGGAGGAGGAAATCAAGTTGATGCTTATTCCCAAGGATCCGGAAGATGCCAAAGATGTCGTAGTCGAGATTCGGGCCGGAACAGGTGGTGATGAAGCCAGTATTTTTGCAGGGGACCTGTTTCGCATGTATACCAAATATTGTGAGAGCAAAGGTTGGAAGACCAATGTTATCGATTTGAGCGAAGGTACCAGTGGGGGCTATAAGGAAATCCAATTTGAAGTAACGGGCAAGGATGTCTATGGAACTTTAAAATTTGAGGCGGGGGTACACCGAGTGCAACGTGTGCCGCAGACCGAGACCCAAGGTAGGGTGCATACCAGTGCGGCTACCGTTATGGTGCTTCCGGAAGCCGAGGATTTTGATGTGCAAATCGACCCCAAAGACGTTCGAATAGATTTTTTCTGTTCTTCAGGACCTGGTGGGCAGTCTGTAAACACTACGTATTCAGCGGTGCGTTTAACGCATATTCCCACCGGATTGGTGGCGCAATGTCAAGACCAGAAATCACAGCACAAGAACAAAGACAAGGCCTTTAGGGTGTTGCGATCACGTTTGTACGATATGGAACTTGCCAAAAAACAGGAAGAAGATGCTGCAAAGCGAAATTCCCAGGTAAGTAGTGGTGACCGTTCGGCAAAGATTAGAACCTATAACTATCCACAAGGACGGGTTACCGATCACCGTATCGGGCTTACCTTGTACGATTTACAGAACATTATTGATGGCGATATCCAAAAGATAATCGATGAGTTGAGTTTTGTAGAAAATACCGAAAAACTAAAAGAAGCTTCCGAGATTTTCTAGCCGACCTAAATTTTCAAGAATCTTAATTATAGCCGTAGCGATACTATGACTACAGAACAACTTGTTGCCCAGATTTATAAGAAAAAATCCTTCCTCTGCATTGGTCTAGATACCGATTTGGAAAAGGTGCCGTCGCATCTGCTGGAAGAGGAAGACCCTATATTCGCCTTTAATAAGGCGATAATTGACGCGACACACGATATTTGTGTCTCGTACAAGCCGAACATTGCATTTTATGAGGCTTATGGTATCAAGGGCTGGCAAGCCTTGGAGAAGACTATCCGCTACCTTAATGAAAATTTCCCCGAGCAATTTACAATTGCCGATGCCAAACGGGGGGATATAGGAAACACCTCTACGCGTTACGCTAAGGCTTTTTTAGAGGACTTACAGTTTGATTCGGTGACCATAG is from Zobellia galactanivorans and encodes:
- a CDS encoding AIR synthase related protein; this translates as MSSSTSERYSQRGVSASKEDVHNAIKNIDKGLFPKAFCKIVPDYLTNDEDYCLVMHADGAGTKSSLAYMYWKETGDLSVWKGIAQDALIMNIDDLICVGATDNIMLSSTIGRNKNLIPGEVISEIINGTEELIGDLAQHGLTIRSTGGETADVGDLVRTIIVDSTVTARLKKKDVIDNANIKAGDVIVGLASFGQASYEKEYNGGMGSNGLTSARHDVFSKYLAEKYPESFDASVPDDLVYSGNVKLTDKVDENVPLDAGKLVLSPTRTYAPIVKKILSKYTSQDIHGMVHCSGGAQTKILHFIDELHVIKDNLFPVPPLFKLIQEQSGTDWKEMYQVFNCGHRLEIYTDESVADDLIAISKGFGVDAQIVGRVEAHSAKKLTIESPYGKFVY
- a CDS encoding QcrA and Rieske domain-containing protein — protein: MERKQFLKSLGASAAFAIAFPCLHACSTDSEDEDGGNVPVPTGVDFTIDLSAPENAKLAEKGGFVLRNLVVVVQNLEGEYVAASQVCSHQGYEEVLFADVDGGIFYCDVHGSRFEQDGTPIYEKVEGVTSKPLKIFKTELNDNMLRVFE
- a CDS encoding thioredoxin family protein, which produces MKKIIVLFFVALASSLSAQDWQEDYTQALALSKEDNKKMVLVFAGSDWCAPCIKLDKTIWQSDEFKKFAQTDLILYKADFPRKKANQLSAELSAKNKELAEKFNPRGHFPLVVLLSEKEEVLGQTGYLKLSPKEYVAHLKSML
- a CDS encoding FAD:protein FMN transferase; translation: MRAVLYVLSFFFFSIGFSQDKKLVTVHRAMELMGSRFDITVVSANEDLGYINIDEATAEIQRIENMISSWKPDSETSLINANAGIKPVKVSAEMFMLIERAKKLSEITDGAFDISFASMDEIWSFDGSMVRMPSKKEIENSVKRVGYEKIILDPAEKTVFLAEKGMKISFGAIGKGYAADKAKELLVSKQVLGGIINAAGDLTTWGTKATGEKWLIGIANPLSEEKIFSWLPIVESSVATSGNYEKYVVFNGVKYSHIIDPRTGYPSTGINSVSIFAKSAEICDALATAVYILGKKEGLALINQLGDTEAILVDDANKVHKSSGILLNN
- the prfA gene encoding peptide chain release factor 1; translation: MIDKLNIVKQRFDEVSDLIIQPDIISDQKRYVELTKEYSDLKELVAKREQYVELMDNIQEADEIIADGSDAEMVEMAKMQLEEAKGALPQLEEEIKLMLIPKDPEDAKDVVVEIRAGTGGDEASIFAGDLFRMYTKYCESKGWKTNVIDLSEGTSGGYKEIQFEVTGKDVYGTLKFEAGVHRVQRVPQTETQGRVHTSAATVMVLPEAEDFDVQIDPKDVRIDFFCSSGPGGQSVNTTYSAVRLTHIPTGLVAQCQDQKSQHKNKDKAFRVLRSRLYDMELAKKQEEDAAKRNSQVSSGDRSAKIRTYNYPQGRVTDHRIGLTLYDLQNIIDGDIQKIIDELSFVENTEKLKEASEIF